In Zerene cesonia ecotype Mississippi chromosome 20, Zerene_cesonia_1.1, whole genome shotgun sequence, the genomic stretch AAGAAACTGTAGCACCTGAATCTCACAGTCAAATGTCCGGAACAGAGTCACCAAAGCCAACTATAGAATGTGCGGGTGATGAATGTAGGATTGTTCAAGAAAGTAAACCAATAGAAGGTCATGAAGATAAGGTTGACTGTGGTGAAACTGGTTGTTTAGAAACATCCGTAACACAAAAGGATTTAGAAGGATGTATTGATGGTAAGTGTGTTTACAATAGCCCTCAACATCCCATAACTGAAACTAAGCCATGTGATTCTGATAGTGGCTGCCAAGCTCCAGTAATCAAACCATGCGACACCGACAATTGTGAGACAAAATTAGAATCGCCTATCCATGATGGAAATGAAGTAAAGCCTATAGATACTATTCAACCAAATAATGAGGAAGAAATTCTATGTAAAGAAGAAAATTGCCGCCGAAAAGAACATGGTGATGTTGGTCAAGAAACACCGTGCGCAGGTAATGATTGCTTGCAAAAAGAAATTGTTTCTCAGACCATTGGAAGTGAAGTAACTACACCGAAAATAGAGGCAGATAAATCAGTAACAAAAACAGACGCATACGAAACTGAACATCCTAAAGACGGAACTATAGCAGAAAGTGAAAGTACTACAAAGTCAGAACCATCAGAGGCAGGAGAAATTTATGCAGAGTCTACAACTACAGCTGGACTTTACACTGAAAAACTCCAAACGACATCCTCTCACGTGACAGAACAAAACAATGAAGGTCCTTATCAAGGAGAAATGGACACTCCGTCTGTTCCAATATCTGACATTACTACTGAACGTTTTGAGACAGCTGTCTCTAAGGAAGATGAACAAACTACTGTGACTTTACTATCAGACgaccataaaataaatacacctaGCCTTGAAAATGATCATATTGATGAGCACAATGCAGTTGTAACAGAAAGCTATGAGACTGAAAAACAGACTACTGTAAAAGAAACTGAAAATGAGTCCGAATTATCTACGGTTAGcgaagaatttaaaataacaacaactaAGGCAGAAACAGATATATCAGaaattacaaaagaaataacGACAGAATCTTTCGGCCCAGAATCGACTAAAAACGATGTAACTACGTTAACACCAAATCGAGAGACTGAAATATTAGACCATTCTCAAATTACACAAACTTCCGATGTAGTAACTCCTTCCTCCTTCCTTGATGATAAGACCACCATAGAAGTTATGTTTGAAGAAAGAACATCAACAAATGCACCTAAAATATTGACGACAATTTCTGATGAAACTTACACACAGAATGAAAACATTGTCACTGACAAGGAAACTGTTCATGACGATCATACAGACAAATCACATGATGGACCATTCCATTACGTGACGGAGCGCATTGAAACCACAACTATGACATATCCTGAAACTGATTCAGTATCAAGGGTAACCTTCTCCGATACAACAAGTCATGATATTCCAGCTCAAAATATAGGAGACAAAGAAACAACACAAGTTCTTGAATCATCCACTATTTCGATAGAAATACTCGAAGAAGATGAAAAACATGAACATTCAAATATTCCTGAAGATTCAACATCAATAACAGATAATACAATAGAATCTTCTACGCCAGCTCATGGAAATAAAGACACAGAAAATGAAgatgaatatgaaaaaattaccAGTGCTCATGAACCTTTTGTAACACTTTCTCCGAAAGACAAAGACTTTGAAAACCAACAGGAACACGAAACAATAACTACTGCACAATTACCAGAACAATTTACtcaagaagaaataaatacaactccATCTATTCAAGatgatataaatcaattttcagATTCACAAAAAACTCAAGAAGAAGAAATAAAGACAACTCCATCTATTCAAGatgatataaatcaatattcagANNNNNNNNNNNNNNNNNNNNNNNNNNNNNNNNNNNNNNNNNNNNNNNNNNNNNNNNNNNNNNNNNNNNNNNNNNNNNNNNNNNNNNNNNNNNNNNNNNNNNNNNNNNNNNNNNNNNNNNNNNNNNNNNNNNNNNNNNNNNNNNNNNNNNNNNNNNNNNNNNNNNNNNNNNNNNNNNNNNNNNNNNNNNNNNNNNNNNNNNNNNNNNNNNNNNNNNNNNNNNNNNNNNNNNNNNNNNNNNNNNNNNNNNNNNNNNNNNNNNNNNNNNNNNNNNNNNNNNNNNNNNNNNNNNNNNNNNNNNNNNNNNNNNNNNNNNNNNNNNNNNNNNNNNNNNNNNNNNNNNNNNNNNNNNNNNNNNNNNNNNNNNNNNNNNNNNNNNNNNNNNNNNNNNNNNNNNNNNNNNNNNNNNNNNNNNNNNNNNNNNNNNNNNNNNNNNNNNNNNNNNNNNNNNNNNNNNNNNNNNNNNNNNNNNNNNNNNNNNNNNNNNNNNNNNNNNNNNNNNNNNNNNNNNNNNNNNNNNNNNNNNNNNNNNNNNNNNNNNNNNNNNNNNNNNNNNNNNNNNNNNNNNNNNNNNNNNNNNNNNNNNNNNNNNNNNNNNNNNNNNNNNNNNNNNNNNNNNNNNNNNNNNNNNNNNNNNNNNNNNNNNNNNNNNNNNNNNNNNNNNNNNNNNNNNNNNNNNNNNNNNNNNNNNNNNNNNNNNNNNNNNNNNNNNNNNNNNNNNNNNNNNNNNNNNNNNNNNNNNNNNNNNNNNNNNNNNNNNNNNNNNNNNNNNNNNNNNNNNNNNNNNNNNNNNNNNNNNNNNNNNNNNNNNNNNNNNNNNNNNNNNNNNNNNNNNNNNNNNNNNNNNNNNNNNNNNNNNNNNNNNNNNNNNNNNNNNNNNNNNNNNNNNNNNNNNNNNNNNNNNNNNNNNNNNNNNNNNNNNNNNNNNNNNNNNNNNNNNNNNNNNNNNNNNNNNNNNNNNNNNNNNNNNNNNNNNNNNNNNNNNNNNNNNNNNNNNNNNNNCCCCcgataagttatttttatggtaTTCAAACAATGTAATTGATTATTCAAATAGAGAAGGGTTCGCTCCTGAGATATTCTTAaagttacttttaaatacCCAGACTTATCCAACAtaagattgtaaaaaaaatctctttttgTATCTATTACAATTAAGCTTTAAGGATATTGCACAGAAACaagttaaaacttaaaacaatatatactaAACGCCAATAATCTCAACCAtggatatttcaaaataaaaatccaataagagtatgaaattaattgtacctacataataacCTTGAATGCAGATAAAATAGACAAACAAGAAACTGACTAGGAACGCCTAGAACAAGACCAGGCTACAAAAAAATCGTATTAATTGTtttcgttaaatataatttgtaagatTGATAGcttcgtaaaatataaataatagaaaaaaatcgatcatgaGAGGGTTTTAAATCTACGTGTTACCATTCCGGGGAATCataatcgattttattatcatgaattatttctattcctcaaatttttaaatatgtatataaaaattgcattcAATGTcagtataatacaaaataattgatgatataaataaaaagaaaccatgattttcaatgttttatttaaaactcattTGCACAGATGTAAAGGTAGCTAAGTCCTAGCTTATACGCTCGGTAAATCGTGATAAACAGAACATAGTACATAATTGACATGATGTTTCAGGTTGCtgctttatagttttttttttctttttgtaagaTATccgcatattattttaaacaaatatgtacGACTATTGcgataactttaaataaataagatataactACAACCTACGGTGACAGAAAAAGGTTGGTACGAATTAATGAAACcacttttatattcttattcgAATTTAGTGATTTCAACAGCCTTTCAACTTTCGTATCTACCTAAAACTGcgaaattatttcaaagtcTACCAGCACTTTTGTATCAAAATCTAAGGATATTATAAACcgatgtatattaaaaagtgattTCCAAAAGTTGTTGGCCACTTTTACTTAACAAGTGCTAGTAAATACGGGAGCCTTTACGAATTAAAGAAAGCaaggtattaaataaattcactttCTGTAAGACGTGAAAAGAGGAAAAGTTTCGGCCGAGGCTGTTAACAAAAAGCATCGATCAAGACTTTTCTAATTAATTGAGATATGCTCCtgtatttctaaattaaaacaatcactGGTCTTAAACATGGCTTAAGTACTATACAcctaacatatataaattattacaaattaaggCATTTACAACATCagaatttcttaaatacaataaagataCTTCATATTTACACGATACTAGATCACTACTGCATCATcgtgtaaaaataaagaattgacTAATGTGATATCGGTAAATCAATTTAGTTTACAATCAAAATGGTCAAGATTTCGGCGATCTTAAATGACCTAAGAAGCAGAAACAATGCGCGTTTACGCATTTATTGTTGAAGTTCTTAAACGTGCAAGTTTGCGTTTGGTCAATTTTACTTACAGCTgacatatacaaaattttgattaagtataataattggCATAGTCTCATATCAACTAGCTTTATCGTTTGGCACTAAGTTTTGTTGATTGAAGTCATATATACCCTTTTAATCGCTCAGTAAATATGAGTCCAGTATTTAGTACATTAATCACAGTCACCATTTTAAACAAGTGCCACTTTTACATGAAAGAAAGAAtcaattaaagtaatataaatatatatgtatatatatgacaCAAAATCTTAAACTAATCCATCGCGAAGTTTGAGCATTATTCTTGTGCATCAaagattatatgaaaattttattatcacaaaGATGATCTAATCTCCGTGACCTTTAACGCAATTTATTTcggattaaatttttcatctcCTTCGTCGAGCTGACACTGCGGCTGCTATCATTTGCCGCAGCATCGGTTCAGGTGTGCATGCTTTTGGATCACATTTCATTTGACCGTCACCTCCGCATCTGAAATGGTAaatcatttttgtaaaaaataaataagttattatgtatagcaattaataataatagcacattttttttcgtaattcataattatattttcttattaaatataacttacgtGCAATGTAGGCAAGGTCCTGAAGATGCTCGCACTACTTCTCCAACTTTGTACGTACGACCTTGAATATGGCAGCCTTTTCTTTGCGCAGTACCCTTATATGCATGAGGTAGGAAATGTGGAGGAAGAGTGGTAGTTGTGGTTGTAGTCGTTGTAGTTACATTGACAGTGGTCGCCATGGACACGGGACACTCATAGCGAGGACAGCAGAAGCCTTGAATTGGTTCCTCATGACATCCATGAATAGGGGGAGGGCAACTTTGTTGTAAACAAATGATGTCACTTCTAAAGCAGAAACAAAAGTCGCATGGGTCGTCCCGAGGTATTTGTTGAGCCGAAACGTAAACTTTTCCTCCATAACGACAGGTGCCAGGTCCGAATGCTTGATCTTCTTCTCCATAATCTGGTTCCTGATCATAGCCAGTCTGAGGGAATTCAGGTGTTGGAACGTCTTCTGTGGGTTGTAAGTCACTAGGTATTATAGGTTTTGAGGTTATTGGTTTGGTCGTGACGGAGGAAGTGGATTTGTAAACATCATCCGGAGTAGAAGTTATTACAGGAGTAACTGTAGTGGGTTCGTAAGCAATTTCAGATGTTGGGAGTTTGGTTGTTCTACTATCTTCAGCAGGTATCTTGGTTTCAACTGGAATGTCAGCTAAGTCATGAGATTTTTCAGTTGTGATCGGTATGTTTGAATCAAAGTAGGATGTCGGCTTCTCTGCATCTTCTGGAATCATGGTAATACGTTCTTCATTTTGCATTATGTTCGGGACGGgtgaaattgttgttttttcatCTAAATTAACGGGTTTTTCATCACTTGGTGTATCCTTCTGGGAAAGTATCGCTGAAATTGTAGTAATATCAAATTGACTACCAGAGGCTGTTGTTGgatatttttgttcattagTTTTATCGATACTCTGTGACGTAGTACTTTGTGTTTCTAAGAATTCAACACTTGTTGCTTCGTTTAATTTCTCCGTTTCGGATTCTTCATGTGGTATTTCAGTAAACAATTGATCGCCTCGTTCTGTAGATTTTATATCTGTTGTTTCAACTGTAGAAACTTCACCTACAGGAATAACAGTGGTTTCTTCAATAATTTGATGCGTGTGCTCTTCTAATTCCACAAAGTATGGAGTAGTTTctgagaatttatatttagtttctgTTGTTGTTTCCAATTCTGTTACTTTACCATCTGGTATATTTTCTACGGTGGTTGTCATAGTATCCGACAATGTGGGTTTAGGTTCTATTTTATCCAGAATAGTGCTTTCTTCGGATACTTTAGTAACAAATTTTTCGTCTGGGGCCGTTTGTTTTTCAAGTAAGTTTAATTCAGTAGTATAATCAGCTCTGTTGTCTGATTTATCAACATGCACTTCTTTTTCAGGAACTGTAGGTTTTTCATCTTCGGAGGCAGAAGGTTCCTTTGTTTGTGTTTCCTGGTACATTTCTGTCTTAAAATCATCGGGTAACATGTTATTGGttggtaaattatttatttctgttgtaTGCCTATCTGAAACATTGTCCTCGGTACTAGACGAATCGAAAATACTCTCAGGTGTTTTAGTTGATATTTCAGGTACTTCTGCTAGTTCGTTATCTGATGAAGATGTCGAATGAATAAGATCAGGTTTTATTGTTGTTGCAATTTCCACCGTAATTGTTGCTTGCTCCTTATCAATATGAGGTTGTGTAGATAGTTCTAAAGATGATTCCGTCGTGTGATGTAAAACTTCTTCAGTGACATCCTTTGAAATTTCGTCCGCTATAAGAGTTGTTAAATATTGAGGATTTTTAGTTGTTTCTTGTATAATGGAAGTAACGTCCTTCATTTCGTAACTTTCAGTAACACTTTCATCTGTGGGAGTGTCACGTGTCTCTTGCTCAGATATAATCGGAATGGATTGATCAGTAGAAGGTGCTTCTTCTTTTTCTGTACCTACTTTATCAAATTCAGTACTTGATTCAGTTACCTTTGCGGTTTCagatatttcatacattttttgtgtAGTTGCATCTTCTTGTTGAAGTTTTTCAGTGGTTGTAGATATGAAGGAATCTTTTATCTCTTGTGTTGTTTCCGCAGTTTCCTTTTCTAATTCATGTTCAGTGCTAATTAAAAATGGAGTTTCTGTGGGACTTTGAGGGtttgttgtaattaatttagtacTTAGTTCACCTTCCGTTGTTGTAATAATACCGAAAGACTGCGTCGCTGGTGTGggatatttatattcagttGTGTATTTATAAGATGTTTCTTTATCTACCGTCTCACTTTGTTGGGTAGTAACTGGTTCCTCTAATAATGTAGTATCCGGGGATGTCTTATGATCAATTTGCGTTTCAGTCTGTACATTTATGTTTGATTCTATAACTGTTACTTTTTGTACGCTTTCTGTTGTAGTTTCATGTGATGTAGACATGCTGTGTGAATCGGTCACAAGTGACATTGGAGCTTCCGTTTCTTTGTCCTTTACGTGGGAAATATCTGTAATTGCTTCTATTTTTTGGTCTGTTACAACTTCAATCATACTGGACGTTGTCGATGATATCGTTTCTGGCGTATCACGTAAATCATGACTTTCAGTCGTAATTGAGAATTCAACTTCATTAGATAccgtattttctttttcatcatTCTTATATGATAAAGTCGTCGGATTTAATTCACCAGACATGTCAGTTACCTTTTGGGAATCATCTAACTCAGGTGTATCTAGTATTTTATCGGTAACGATTTCTTCGGTGATGGAATAGGTTACTTTCTCAGTCGCTTCAGAAATCTCATAATTTTTCTTAGTAGTGCTAGGATACATTTCTTGAGATAAATCTGAAACAGTGCTTACAGGCTTATGACTACCAGTAGAGGCATCCGGAATATCTGTTACAGGTATGCTTGTAGCAGATTCTGTCAATTCCTCTGCCAATGTATATTCTAATTTAGGTTTTTCTGTTGACACAGATGTCTCGAGGGTGGGTCTACTTTCTGTAGACGTAGCGGGTATATCAGTCATAATGAATTCTGTTTTTAATTCATCGTCCTGTTTAACAGTCACGGTTGCTAGAGTATCTCCGACATTGCCTGTGTTAGCTATTGAAGGAGGTGTACTTTGTTCTAATACTACTGGTATTTCGGAAACTATTATTTCTTTGGTGGGTTCATAATCATTGTATGCCACAGTAGATTCTGTGTCCGTTTCATGTTTGAATTCAGTATCTGCAGAGCTGGTACTTTCAAATGCTTTTGTTGTTTCTTCTGCATTAACAGTAACTTCtgttttctcttttttaatgTCTATATTTAGTCCTAAAGTTGTAGCTTCGTTTGAAATAGCAAAGTCATTTGTTACAATATCTTCTGGTGCATCAGTAAATGTATCGATTTTCGTCGAAGATTGAATTGTACTCAATGTCGTATGTTTCTCTAAGGCATCACTTGTGTTTTCTGATGAATCCTGATCTAATAAAGATGGTTTAGTTACTGTCTCTATATTTTCAGAAGTTCCAGTTTCTTTAGGAGAAATATCTAAGGTAGAGTCAGTGCTTACATAATTAGGTTGATCAGAGTGTGTTTGAGGTACTTCGGTTATCCTATCGGTATCCGTTGTTAAGTCATATGAATTTGAATCCTGGGTCTTATCATGTTGAATAGATGGAGTTGTCTTTATTTCTTCTTCTTGAGTTTTTTGTGAATctgaatattgatttatatcatCTTGAATNNNNNNNNNNNNNNNNNNNNNNNNNNNNNNNNNNNNNNNNNNNNNNNNNNNNNNNNNNNNNNNNNNNNNNNNNNNNNNNNNNNNNNNNNNNNNNNNNNNNNNNNNNNNNNNNNNNNNNNNNNNNNNNNNNNNNNNNNNNNNNNNNNNNNNNNNNNNNNNNNNNNNNNNNNNNNNNNNNNNNNNNNNNNNNNNNNNNNNNNNNNNNNNNNNNNNNNNNNNNNNNNNNNNNNNNNNNNNNNNNNNNNNNNNNNNNNNNNNNNNNNNNNNNNNNNNNNNNNNNNNNNNNNNNNNNNNNNNNNNNNNNNNNNNNNNNNNNNNNNNNNNNNNNNNNNNNNNNNNNNNNNNNNNNNNNNNNNNNNNNNNNNNNNNNNNNNNNNNNNNNNNNNNNNNNNNNNNNNNNNNNNNNNNNNNNNNNNNNNNNNNNNNNNNNNNNNNNNNNNNNNNNNNNNNNNNNNNNNNNNNNNNNNNNNNNNNNNNNNNNNNNNNNNNNNNNNNNNNNNNNNNNNNNNNNNNNNNNNNNNNNNNNNNNNNNNNNNNNNNNNNNNNNNNNNNNNNNNNNNNNNNNNNNNNNNNNNNNNNNNNNNNNNNNNNNNNNNNNNNNNNNNNNNNNNNNNNNNNNN encodes the following:
- the LOC119835328 gene encoding filamentous growth regulator 23-like; the encoded protein is MTDIPATSTESRPTLETSVSTEKPKLEYTLAEELTESATSIPVTDIPDASTGSHKPVSTVSDLSQEMYPSTTKKNYEISEATEKVTYSITEEIVTDKILDTPELDDSQKVTDMSGELNPTTLSYKNDEKENTVSNEVEFSITTESHDLRDTPETISSTTSSMIEVVTDQKIEAITDISHVKDKETEAPMSLVTDSHSMSTSHETTTESVQKVTVIESNINVQTETQIDHKTSPDTTLLEEPVTTQQSETVDKETSYKYTTEYKYPTPATQSFGIITTTEGELSTKLITTNPQSPTETPFLISTEHELEKETAETTQEIKDSFISTTTEKLQQEDATTQKMYEISETAKVTESSTEFDKVGTEKEEAPSTDQSIPIISEQETRDTPTDESVTESYEMKDVTSIIQETTKNPQYLTTLIADEISKDVTEEVLHHTTESSLELSTQPHIDKEQATITVEIATTIKPDLIHSTSSSDNELAEVPEISTKTPESIFDSSSTEDNVSDRHTTEINNLPTNNMLPDDFKTEMYQETQTKEPSASEDEKPTVPEKEVHVDKSDNRADYTTELNLLEKQTAPDEKFVTKVSEESTILDKIEPKPTLSDTMTTTVENIPDGKVTELETTTETKYKFSETTPYFVELEEHTHQIIEETTVIPVGEVSTVETTDIKSTERGDQLFTEIPHEESETEKLNEATSVEFLETQSTTSQSIDKTNEQKYPTTASGSQFDITTISAILSQKDTPSDEKPVNLDEKTTISPVPNIMQNEERITMIPEDAEKPTSYFDSNIPITTEKSHDLADIPVETKIPAEDSRTTKLPTSEIAYEPTTVTPVITSTPDDVYKSTSSVTTKPITSKPIIPSDLQPTEDVPTPEFPQTGYDQEPDYGEEDQAFGPGTCRYGGKVYVSAQQIPRDDPCDFCFCFRSDIICLQQSCPPPIHGCHEEPIQGFCCPRYECPVSMATTVNVTTTTTTTTTTLPPHFLPHAYKGTAQRKGCHIQGRTYKVGEVVRASSGPCLHCTCGGDGQMKCDPKACTPEPMLRQMIAAAVSARRRR